A window of Longispora fulva contains these coding sequences:
- the fdxA gene encoding ferredoxin, whose protein sequence is MTYIIAEPCVDVLDKACIEECPVDCIYEGGRMLYIHPDECVDCGACEPVCPVEAIFYEDDVPKQWQGTYTPANYEFFEELGSPGGASKVGKIEKDAAFIAALPPMGEGH, encoded by the coding sequence GTGACGTACATCATTGCCGAACCGTGTGTGGACGTGCTGGACAAGGCGTGCATCGAGGAATGCCCCGTGGACTGCATCTACGAGGGCGGCCGGATGCTCTACATCCACCCCGACGAGTGCGTCGACTGCGGTGCGTGCGAGCCCGTCTGCCCCGTGGAGGCCATCTTCTACGAGGACGACGTCCCGAAGCAGTGGCAGGGCACCTACACCCCGGCGAACTACGAGTTCTTCGAGGAGCTCGGTTCCCCGGGCGGCGCCTCCAAGGTCGGCAAGATCGAGAAGGACGCGGCGTTCATCGCGGCCCTTCCCCCGATGGGTGAGGGACACTGA
- a CDS encoding GNAT family N-acetyltransferase has protein sequence MLSKDDVGRRVVIRRRLPEGQLTDALGELRGVVDLGLILRIDDGELFVPFADIVAAKVVPPRPVRYSEIAALELSAAGGWPAPETARLGDWLLRAGGGWTNRANSALAVGDPGISLEEAVDRVADWYRERGLVPRFAVPLPLARQTDRLLERMGWEAYTPTLVMTRDLARPTAGAAPAAGQDPAGGAAAGEPLIRLSATPDPAWIAMMAGHKGALPDVAAPILTGPDKVAFAALILDGDLVAIGRGAVTDDWLGLSLVQVLPEHRRRGHAARVVDALAAWGGTRGATRAYLQVEEGNAAAVALYGYLGFQVHHNYIHRKIDI, from the coding sequence GTGCTTTCGAAAGACGATGTTGGGCGGAGGGTCGTTATTCGCCGCAGGTTGCCAGAAGGCCAGCTTACTGATGCTCTCGGCGAGCTGCGCGGGGTGGTTGACCTTGGTCTCATTCTACGGATCGACGACGGGGAGCTCTTTGTCCCATTCGCGGATATCGTTGCGGCGAAGGTGGTTCCGCCCCGGCCGGTGAGGTACTCCGAGATCGCGGCCCTGGAGCTTTCCGCGGCGGGTGGGTGGCCCGCCCCGGAGACCGCCCGGCTCGGGGACTGGCTGCTGCGGGCCGGCGGCGGGTGGACGAACCGGGCGAACAGTGCGTTGGCCGTCGGGGATCCCGGGATCTCGCTCGAGGAAGCGGTGGACCGGGTCGCCGACTGGTACCGGGAGCGGGGGCTCGTGCCCCGGTTCGCGGTGCCGTTGCCTCTCGCGCGGCAGACGGACCGGTTGCTGGAGCGGATGGGGTGGGAGGCGTACACGCCGACGCTGGTGATGACCCGGGACCTCGCGCGGCCAACGGCCGGCGCGGCTCCGGCCGCAGGCCAGGACCCGGCGGGCGGCGCGGCGGCCGGGGAGCCGTTGATCCGGCTCAGTGCCACCCCGGACCCCGCCTGGATCGCGATGATGGCCGGGCACAAGGGCGCGCTCCCCGACGTCGCGGCCCCGATCCTCACCGGCCCGGACAAGGTCGCCTTCGCCGCCCTGATCCTCGACGGCGACCTGGTCGCGATCGGCCGGGGCGCGGTCACCGACGACTGGCTCGGTCTGTCCCTGGTCCAGGTGCTGCCGGAGCACCGCCGGCGGGGCCACGCGGCCCGGGTGGTGGACGCGTTGGCCGCCTGGGGTGGCACCCGGGGCGCGACCAGGGCGTACCTCCAGGTGGAGGAGGGCAACGCCGCGGCGGTGGCGCTCTACGGATATCTGGGCTTCCAGGTCCACCATAACTACATACACCGTAAAATAGACATTTAA
- a CDS encoding DUF6113 family protein yields the protein MSVPEHVPGLSERSFWSTALEVLRPLWRPFHDTVVVIVACWMAVVTSTAEAFFTPFRLFGVLLPVSAVAALVVTPFLSTVTHRVTGLRRMSMIPAVLWLLVAVYWSTTPREGDHVITGSWTGLVYLIAGSAAAAYGAYKVVMPPLPPRPVERYPVDGV from the coding sequence GTGAGCGTTCCGGAGCATGTCCCTGGCCTGTCCGAGCGGTCCTTCTGGTCCACGGCGCTCGAGGTGCTGCGGCCCCTCTGGCGGCCGTTCCACGACACGGTCGTCGTGATCGTGGCCTGCTGGATGGCTGTGGTGACCTCGACGGCCGAGGCGTTCTTCACCCCGTTCCGGCTGTTCGGGGTGCTGCTCCCGGTGTCGGCGGTCGCCGCGCTGGTCGTGACCCCGTTCCTGTCCACGGTGACCCACCGGGTGACCGGGCTGCGCCGGATGTCGATGATCCCGGCGGTCCTGTGGCTGCTGGTCGCCGTCTACTGGTCGACGACCCCGCGCGAGGGGGACCACGTGATCACAGGGAGCTGGACCGGGCTGGTCTACCTGATCGCCGGCTCGGCCGCCGCGGCGTACGGCGCGTACAAGGTCGTGATGCCGCCGTTGCCGCCCCGGCCTGTTGAGCGGTACCCGGTGGATGGGGTATGA
- the mshB gene encoding N-acetyl-1-D-myo-inositol-2-amino-2-deoxy-alpha-D-glucopyranoside deacetylase encodes MARYAAEGANVTLVTCTLGEEGEIHVPELAGLIAAEADQLGGFRVSELTVACRALGVSDVRFLGGAGRYRDSGMMDTPANNHPRAFWGADLDEAAGHLVKVFEEVRPQVVVTYDEIGFYGHPDHIQAHRVTMRACELAGDAAPQKVYWTAVPRSVMEAGMAEFSGSTDNPFSGVENVDDLPFGTPDELIAARIDATPYAEEKMAALRAHATQVPPTSWMFTLAAGSGSDMMGVEFYTLPVGEKGPGVGPYGWENDLFAGVTLSE; translated from the coding sequence ATGGCCCGATACGCCGCAGAGGGCGCGAACGTGACGCTGGTGACCTGTACTTTGGGCGAGGAAGGCGAGATCCACGTCCCCGAGCTGGCCGGGCTGATCGCCGCCGAAGCCGACCAGTTGGGCGGTTTCCGGGTCTCCGAGCTGACCGTGGCCTGCCGGGCGCTCGGCGTGTCGGACGTCCGGTTCCTGGGCGGCGCGGGGCGCTACCGCGACTCCGGGATGATGGACACCCCGGCCAACAACCACCCGCGCGCCTTCTGGGGCGCCGACCTCGACGAGGCCGCCGGGCACCTGGTGAAGGTGTTCGAGGAGGTCCGGCCGCAGGTCGTCGTCACCTACGACGAGATCGGGTTCTACGGCCACCCCGACCACATCCAGGCCCACCGGGTGACGATGCGCGCCTGCGAGCTGGCCGGCGACGCCGCCCCGCAGAAGGTGTACTGGACGGCGGTGCCCCGCAGCGTCATGGAGGCCGGGATGGCCGAGTTCTCCGGCTCCACCGACAACCCGTTCTCCGGCGTGGAGAACGTGGACGACCTGCCGTTCGGCACCCCGGACGAGCTGATCGCCGCCCGGATCGACGCGACGCCGTACGCGGAGGAGAAGATGGCGGCCCTGCGCGCGCACGCCACCCAGGTGCCGCCCACGTCGTGGATGTTCACGCTGGCCGCGGGCTCGGGCTCGGACATGATGGGCGTGGAGTTCTACACCCTGCCGGTCGGGGAGAAGGGCCCGGGCGTCGGACCCTACGGCTGGGAGAACGACCTGTTCGCGGGCGTTACCCTGTCGGAGTGA
- a CDS encoding prolyl oligopeptidase family serine peptidase — protein sequence MDFPELAARTHGFSSGTPRAVTVSPDGSRVVFLRSTGPTDPYDQLWIMDLPAGTERRIGPRVTEDAPTAAEAALRERLRLNTLGIGAYSTDAAARTAVYTAAGRLYRADLLTGAAEEVPTAGPVTEPRLDPTGQRIAYVTDGQLRVIHPDGTDVLLAGEANVTWGLAEFVAAEELGRSRGYWWAPDGERLLVARVDESRLTRFVLADPSDPSAEPRVVRRPVPGGDNAQVSLHVLDLDGGWVDVHWDRAAYPYLVSAEWGASGPLVTVLRRLQQHGLALTIDPRTGETQVHAELSDPHWVEPVPGTPTRLPDGRVLLSGELVRDGLDARCLFADGALLTPPALYPRSICGLLDDGLLVAASEGEPSEQHLYLVSLAPSTAPRRLTSAPGWHTGVATGSTYVRCSTSLDHPRPRWTVVTPTGEHELRSLSAEHPYPARPALARVTDREIPTSVLYPTGHVAGQRRLPVLVNSYGGPSGQMVLARRGVWQERQWWAEQGFAVVTIDGRGTPGCSPQYEKIIHHRLADIALSDQCDALAALAAKHPDLDLDRVAIRGWSFGGWLAAAAVLRRPDVFHAAIAGAPVTEWELTDTAFTERYLGLPEEQPEVYARHSLLADAEALSRPLLLIHGLADDNVHVAHTLKLSAALTAAGRPHSVLPLVGATHMGLNTLPLELDFLRRAFNL from the coding sequence GTGGACTTTCCCGAGCTCGCCGCACGGACCCACGGGTTCAGCAGCGGCACGCCCCGCGCCGTCACCGTTTCCCCCGACGGCTCACGGGTCGTCTTCCTGAGATCGACGGGCCCCACTGATCCGTACGACCAGCTCTGGATCATGGATCTACCTGCGGGAACAGAGCGTCGGATCGGCCCGAGGGTCACCGAGGACGCGCCGACGGCCGCCGAGGCCGCCCTGCGCGAGCGGCTGCGCCTGAACACCCTGGGCATCGGGGCGTACTCGACGGACGCCGCCGCCCGCACCGCCGTCTACACCGCGGCCGGGCGGCTGTACCGGGCGGATCTGCTCACCGGCGCCGCCGAGGAGGTGCCCACGGCCGGCCCGGTCACCGAACCCCGGCTGGACCCGACGGGCCAGCGGATCGCGTACGTGACGGACGGCCAGCTCCGGGTCATCCACCCCGACGGCACGGACGTGCTGCTCGCCGGGGAGGCCAACGTGACCTGGGGGCTGGCGGAGTTCGTCGCCGCCGAGGAGCTGGGCAGGTCCCGGGGCTACTGGTGGGCCCCCGACGGCGAGCGCCTGCTCGTCGCCCGGGTGGACGAGAGCCGGCTGACCCGGTTCGTGCTCGCCGACCCGTCCGACCCGTCGGCCGAGCCCCGGGTGGTGCGCCGGCCGGTGCCGGGCGGCGACAACGCCCAGGTGTCGCTGCACGTCCTCGACCTCGACGGGGGCTGGGTGGACGTGCACTGGGACCGGGCCGCGTACCCGTATCTGGTCTCCGCCGAATGGGGCGCCTCCGGCCCGCTGGTCACGGTGCTCCGCCGACTGCAACAGCACGGCCTGGCCCTGACCATCGACCCCCGGACCGGCGAGACCCAGGTGCACGCCGAGCTGTCCGACCCGCACTGGGTCGAGCCGGTGCCCGGCACCCCGACCCGACTGCCCGACGGCCGGGTGCTGCTGTCCGGCGAGCTGGTCCGCGACGGCCTGGACGCCCGGTGCCTGTTCGCCGACGGCGCGCTGCTCACCCCGCCGGCGCTGTACCCGCGCTCGATCTGCGGGCTGCTCGACGACGGGCTGCTGGTGGCCGCGAGTGAGGGCGAGCCCAGTGAACAGCACCTCTACCTGGTCAGCCTCGCGCCGAGCACCGCCCCGCGCCGGCTGACGTCCGCGCCCGGCTGGCACACCGGGGTGGCGACCGGTTCCACGTACGTGCGCTGCTCCACCTCCCTGGACCACCCGCGGCCACGGTGGACCGTCGTCACCCCGACCGGGGAGCACGAGCTGCGCAGCCTGTCGGCGGAGCACCCGTACCCGGCCCGGCCAGCGCTCGCCCGGGTCACCGACCGGGAGATCCCGACCTCCGTGCTGTACCCGACCGGGCACGTGGCCGGCCAGCGCCGGCTCCCGGTGCTGGTGAACAGCTACGGCGGCCCGTCCGGCCAGATGGTGCTGGCCCGGCGGGGCGTGTGGCAGGAGCGCCAGTGGTGGGCCGAGCAGGGCTTCGCCGTGGTGACGATCGACGGGCGGGGCACGCCGGGGTGCTCCCCGCAGTACGAGAAGATCATCCACCACCGGCTGGCCGACATCGCACTGTCCGACCAGTGCGACGCCCTCGCCGCGCTCGCCGCCAAGCACCCCGACCTGGACCTGGACCGGGTCGCGATCCGCGGCTGGTCCTTCGGCGGCTGGCTCGCCGCGGCGGCCGTCCTCCGCCGACCCGACGTCTTCCACGCCGCGATCGCCGGCGCGCCGGTCACCGAGTGGGAGCTGACCGACACGGCGTTCACGGAACGCTACCTGGGCCTGCCCGAGGAACAGCCAGAGGTCTACGCCCGGCACAGCCTGCTGGCCGACGCCGAGGCCCTGTCCCGCCCACTGCTCCTGATCCACGGCCTGGCCGACGACAACGTGCACGTCGCGCACACCCTGAAACTCTCGGCTGCCCTGACGGCTGCCGGCCGCCCGCACTCGGTCCTCCCCCTGGTGGGCGCCACCCACATGGGCCTGAACACCCTCCCGCTGGAACTGGACTTCCTCAGAAGAGCTTTCAACCTCTGA
- a CDS encoding DUF397 domain-containing protein: MELNFKKSTRSGNDPNGCVEVARTVDGAAVVRDSKQHGLGPLLTYPSGEWLSFLGGVKAGDFDRAPGA, translated from the coding sequence ATGGAGCTGAACTTCAAGAAGTCGACCAGGAGCGGCAACGACCCCAACGGCTGTGTTGAGGTCGCGCGCACTGTGGATGGCGCCGCCGTTGTCCGGGACTCCAAACAGCACGGCCTCGGGCCACTCCTCACCTACCCGTCAGGCGAGTGGCTCTCCTTCCTCGGCGGGGTCAAGGCCGGCGACTTCGACCGGGCCCCCGGGGCCTGA